In a genomic window of Streptomyces noursei ATCC 11455:
- a CDS encoding TetR/AcrR family transcriptional regulator: protein MSRVAEDRGRTAGARAGSAAPRRRGRPRSAAADSAIVEAVLRLIEDGVPIAELSMERIAREAGVGKATLYRRWPGKSALLLDVMRSQDTPCPPLDGDSVREDLVRLLEFLRRRGLAKRSSAVLRTVVSHVQAQPELWAEYHETVVRARHEALLGVLRRGVASGEIRADQDLETLADLFVGPMLARAILHEWKELPEGLAEDIVDTVLEGVRPRPATRPADGPVNGPATGTAPGAE, encoded by the coding sequence ATGAGCCGGGTGGCGGAAGACCGCGGGCGGACGGCCGGGGCGCGAGCGGGGTCGGCGGCCCCCCGGCGCCGGGGCCGCCCGCGCAGCGCCGCCGCCGATTCCGCCATCGTCGAGGCGGTGCTCCGCCTGATCGAGGACGGTGTCCCGATAGCCGAGCTGTCCATGGAGCGGATCGCCCGCGAGGCCGGGGTGGGCAAGGCCACGCTCTACCGCCGCTGGCCCGGCAAGAGCGCGCTGCTGCTGGACGTGATGCGGTCCCAGGACACGCCCTGTCCGCCGCTGGACGGCGACTCGGTCCGCGAGGACCTGGTGCGGCTGCTGGAGTTCCTGCGCCGCCGCGGCCTGGCCAAGCGCAGCTCGGCGGTGCTGCGCACGGTCGTCAGCCACGTCCAGGCCCAGCCCGAGCTGTGGGCGGAGTACCACGAGACGGTCGTCCGGGCTCGGCACGAGGCGCTGCTCGGGGTGCTCCGGCGCGGGGTGGCCAGCGGTGAGATCCGCGCCGACCAGGATCTGGAGACCCTCGCCGACCTCTTCGTCGGCCCGATGCTGGCCCGCGCCATCCTCCACGAGTGGAAGGAACTCCCCGAGGGGCTCGCCGAGGACATCGTCGACACCGTGCTGGAGGGCGTCCGGCCCCGGCCGGCGACGCGGCCGGCGGACGGACCCGTGAACGGACCCGCGACGGGGACCGCACCGGGCGCGGAGTGA
- a CDS encoding multicopper oxidase family protein has translation MDSFHTHSRRAVLGAGIAVAGSGLLATSAGAAPGPHDRRHDDHTERGRYVDPHGPEVVDVEDRRYSSGRVRRMHLEAQEARVDIGGRTVHTWVYDNRLPADVLRLTSGDTLSMTFTNRLPQSTTLHWHGLDLRNDMDGVPDVTQRPIRPGESFHYHFRLPRPGTYWMHPHVGVQQDRGLYAPLIVDDPREPMAYDHEWVVILDDWLDGVDGSTPDAVLKELNHGRGSMHGNDGADHGGHDSDHGRGTDEGHGHDAHGHDAPAHPNDHGKGREGQGPGHDGHGAGHSKTNGNTKSTSHASSHSSSHTSSHAGSHDNGRTEHHVHNGDVGTDERVPRTPPIIKDLGLDGILPKVDSSGLGNLGLNLADKNLHDFGLGGLPLHGMTATAAAGAAARASRGARRDDGPGRGHNGPSRLLPTSAHSNVLDGMPGNVDYPYHLINGRTKDDPDTFRCRPGDRIRIRFINAGGDTAYRVALGGHRMVVTHTDGNPVRHTRAEQLLIGMAERYDVLVTARSGVFPLVAVADGKGRNKTALALLRTASGRAPEASVHPKELEGPLTTADRLRAHESVRARDRRPDRVLTMKLTGTMDRFDWAINGRQYTPSQRYPIREGERVRLVFQNDTTMWHPMHLHGHSFTLPDGGPRKDTTVLRPGKRVAVDFDADNPGLWMLHCHNVYHSESGMMTILGYRRD, from the coding sequence ATGGATTCCTTTCATACGCACTCCCGCCGCGCCGTGCTCGGCGCCGGTATCGCGGTCGCCGGCAGCGGTCTGCTCGCCACCTCCGCCGGCGCGGCCCCCGGCCCGCACGACCGTCGTCACGACGACCACACCGAGCGCGGCCGCTACGTCGACCCGCACGGCCCGGAGGTCGTCGACGTCGAGGACCGGCGCTACTCCTCCGGGCGGGTGCGCCGGATGCACCTGGAGGCCCAGGAGGCCCGGGTCGACATCGGCGGCCGGACCGTCCACACCTGGGTGTACGACAACCGGCTGCCGGCCGACGTCCTCCGGCTCACGTCGGGCGACACCCTGTCGATGACCTTCACCAACCGGCTGCCCCAGTCCACCACGCTGCACTGGCACGGACTGGACCTGCGCAACGACATGGACGGCGTCCCCGACGTCACCCAGCGCCCCATTCGGCCCGGCGAATCCTTCCACTACCACTTCCGGCTTCCCCGGCCCGGCACCTACTGGATGCATCCGCACGTCGGCGTCCAGCAGGACCGCGGCCTCTACGCGCCGCTGATCGTCGACGACCCGCGGGAGCCGATGGCGTACGACCACGAGTGGGTGGTCATCCTGGACGACTGGCTGGACGGCGTGGACGGCAGCACCCCGGACGCCGTGCTGAAGGAGCTGAACCACGGCCGGGGCTCCATGCACGGCAACGACGGCGCCGACCACGGCGGACACGACTCCGACCACGGGCGCGGCACGGACGAGGGGCACGGGCACGACGCGCACGGACACGACGCGCCCGCGCACCCGAACGACCACGGCAAGGGGCGCGAAGGCCAGGGGCCCGGCCACGACGGCCACGGCGCGGGCCACAGCAAGACCAACGGCAACACCAAGAGCACCAGCCACGCCAGCAGCCACAGCAGCAGTCACACCAGCAGCCATGCCGGCAGCCACGACAACGGCAGGACCGAGCACCACGTCCACAACGGCGACGTCGGCACCGACGAACGGGTTCCCCGGACCCCGCCGATCATCAAGGACCTGGGCCTCGACGGGATCCTCCCCAAGGTGGACTCCTCGGGCCTCGGCAACCTGGGCCTGAACCTGGCCGACAAGAACCTGCACGACTTCGGCCTGGGCGGCCTGCCCCTGCACGGGATGACCGCCACCGCGGCCGCGGGCGCCGCGGCCCGGGCGAGCCGCGGCGCCCGCCGCGACGACGGCCCCGGGCGCGGCCACAACGGGCCCTCCCGCCTGCTGCCGACCAGCGCCCACAGCAACGTGCTGGACGGCATGCCGGGCAACGTGGACTACCCCTACCACCTCATCAACGGCCGCACGAAGGACGACCCGGACACCTTCCGCTGCCGCCCCGGGGACCGGATCCGGATCCGCTTCATCAACGCCGGCGGCGACACCGCCTACCGGGTGGCACTGGGCGGCCACCGGATGGTCGTGACGCACACCGACGGCAACCCGGTGCGGCACACCCGCGCCGAGCAGCTGCTGATCGGCATGGCCGAGCGCTACGACGTCCTGGTCACCGCCCGTTCCGGGGTCTTCCCGCTGGTCGCCGTCGCCGACGGCAAGGGTCGGAACAAGACCGCACTGGCCCTGCTGCGCACCGCGAGCGGCCGGGCGCCGGAAGCCTCGGTCCACCCCAAGGAGTTGGAGGGGCCGCTGACGACCGCGGACCGGCTCCGGGCGCACGAGAGCGTGCGGGCCCGGGACCGGCGGCCGGACCGCGTCCTGACCATGAAGCTGACCGGCACCATGGACCGCTTCGACTGGGCGATCAACGGGCGCCAGTACACCCCGTCGCAGCGCTATCCCATCCGGGAGGGCGAACGGGTGCGGCTGGTGTTCCAGAACGACACCACCATGTGGCACCCGATGCACCTGCACGGGCACAGCTTCACGCTCCCCGATGGCGGGCCGCGCAAGGACACAACGGTCCTGCGTCCCGGCAAGCGCGTGGCGGTGGACTTCGACGCCGACAACCCCGGTCTGTGGATGCTGCACTGCCACAACGTCTACCACTCGGAGTCGGGGATGATGACCATCCTCGGCTACCGGCGGGACTGA
- a CDS encoding MFS transporter — translation MATSPTPPDASGASAASRIPAHIHRRRWLILCVLMLSLLIVVLDNSILNVAMKTIATPAPTGLGATQSELEWAINSYTLVFAGLLFTSGLLGDRLGRKKVLLFGLAVFGTGSVLAAVSASPAELIAFRALMGLGGAFVMPATLAILMNVFEREEQPRAIGVWAGGVGLAIAVGPIAGGLLLDRFWWGSVFLINVPIVVCALVAMVFLVPDSKDPAPGRLDPVGVLLSVVGLVLLVYGIIKGGQLADFTVPEVLATVLGGLAVLAGFVVHQRRSDHPSIDIGYFRKPAFSAAVAAIALVFFALMGVTFFIVFYVQSVRGYSPLESGVLILPLAAAQLIFAPRARLAVDRFGARAVCTVGMLVVAVTMAGMLLLGTDTPIWVLEVLFFLQGTGMAHIMPPVTVAIMQSLPREKAGSGSALNNIFRQVGGTLGVAVLGSLLSTTYRTGIQDSLDALRGVPGPVRNAAGESIEATLGLAARLRPLAARTLTVKADDAFLHAMHVTALGSAAVSVIGAVVVAAFLPGKMAPGPHAAEPRDGQKAGATR, via the coding sequence ATGGCCACCTCACCGACGCCACCGGACGCGTCCGGCGCCTCAGCCGCCTCCCGCATCCCCGCGCACATCCACCGCCGGCGCTGGCTGATCCTCTGCGTCCTGATGCTCAGCCTGCTGATCGTGGTGCTGGACAACTCCATCCTCAACGTCGCGATGAAGACCATCGCGACCCCGGCCCCCACCGGCCTCGGCGCCACCCAGAGCGAGCTGGAGTGGGCGATCAACTCCTACACGCTGGTCTTCGCCGGGCTGCTGTTCACCTCCGGCCTGCTCGGCGACCGCCTCGGCCGCAAGAAGGTGCTCCTCTTCGGCCTGGCGGTCTTCGGCACCGGCTCGGTGCTCGCCGCGGTCTCCGCCTCGCCCGCCGAACTCATCGCCTTCCGTGCCCTGATGGGCCTGGGCGGCGCGTTCGTCATGCCGGCCACCCTCGCCATCCTGATGAACGTCTTCGAACGCGAGGAGCAGCCCCGGGCGATCGGCGTCTGGGCCGGCGGCGTGGGGTTGGCCATCGCGGTCGGCCCGATCGCCGGCGGGCTGCTGCTGGACCGCTTCTGGTGGGGCTCGGTCTTTCTGATCAACGTCCCGATCGTGGTGTGCGCGCTGGTCGCGATGGTCTTCCTGGTGCCCGACTCCAAGGACCCCGCCCCCGGCAGACTGGACCCGGTCGGGGTGCTGCTCTCGGTGGTCGGCCTGGTCCTGCTGGTCTACGGGATCATCAAGGGCGGGCAGCTCGCCGACTTCACCGTCCCCGAGGTGCTCGCCACGGTCCTCGGCGGCCTGGCGGTACTGGCCGGGTTCGTCGTCCACCAGAGGCGCAGCGACCACCCGTCCATCGACATCGGCTACTTCCGCAAGCCCGCCTTCTCGGCCGCCGTCGCCGCCATCGCGCTGGTCTTCTTCGCGCTGATGGGCGTCACGTTCTTCATCGTCTTCTACGTCCAGAGCGTGCGCGGCTACAGCCCGCTGGAGTCCGGGGTGCTGATCCTGCCGCTGGCCGCCGCCCAGCTGATCTTCGCGCCCCGGGCCCGGCTCGCGGTGGACCGCTTCGGCGCCCGCGCGGTGTGCACCGTCGGCATGCTGGTGGTGGCCGTCACGATGGCCGGGATGCTGCTGCTGGGCACGGACACCCCGATCTGGGTGCTGGAGGTGCTGTTCTTCCTCCAGGGCACCGGGATGGCGCACATCATGCCGCCGGTCACCGTCGCGATCATGCAGTCGCTGCCGCGCGAGAAGGCCGGCTCCGGCTCGGCGCTCAACAACATCTTCCGGCAGGTCGGCGGCACCCTCGGCGTGGCCGTCCTGGGCTCGCTGCTCTCCACCACCTACCGCACCGGCATCCAGGACTCCCTCGACGCGCTGCGCGGCGTGCCGGGCCCGGTGCGGAACGCGGCCGGCGAGTCCATCGAGGCCACCCTGGGCCTCGCCGCCCGGCTGCGCCCGCTCGCGGCCCGCACACTGACCGTCAAGGCCGACGACGCCTTCCTGCACGCCATGCACGTCACCGCGCTGGGGTCGGCGGCCGTCTCGGTGATCGGGGCCGTGGTGGTCGCGGCATTCCTGCCGGGCAAAATGGCCCCGGGTCCGCACGCGGCGGAGCCGCGGGACGGACAGAAGGCGGGCGCGACACGATGA
- a CDS encoding MFS transporter translates to MPLALLALAISAFGIGTTEFVMMGLLPDVANDLGTSVPTAGYLVSAYALGVVIGAPLLTALGSRVPRKRWLVVLMAVFTVGNLASALAPTFGLLIAGRLLAGLPHGAFFGVGAVVAARLVREGRQARAVATMFLGLTIANIVGVPAATLLGQHLGWRATFLVVAVIGLVAMASLARLIPPLPADRNTGLGGELRALGDRQVLLGLLTTVFGFAGVFAVYSYLASMMTEVTGFAAGSVPLVLALFGIGMTLGALAAGPLTDRALRPTLYGSLGALALVLVVFHFAAPVKWAALVTVVLIGAIGFLTTTPLQMLVMNKAQQAPTLAAASNQSAFNLANAGGAWIGGLVLSAGWGWTSPTLAGAVLAAAGLAVALLAGLLDRGAPDAPTRIVARGGENEPEPEPAAPGASDAVSR, encoded by the coding sequence ATGCCCTTGGCTCTGCTCGCGCTCGCGATCTCGGCCTTCGGTATCGGCACCACGGAATTCGTGATGATGGGCCTGTTGCCCGACGTCGCGAACGATCTGGGCACCTCCGTGCCCACCGCCGGCTACCTCGTCTCCGCCTACGCCCTCGGCGTCGTCATCGGCGCCCCGCTCCTGACCGCCCTCGGCTCCCGGGTCCCCCGCAAGCGGTGGCTGGTCGTGCTGATGGCGGTCTTCACGGTCGGCAACCTCGCCTCCGCCCTGGCCCCCACCTTCGGCCTGCTGATCGCCGGTCGGCTGCTGGCCGGGCTCCCGCACGGCGCGTTCTTCGGCGTCGGCGCGGTGGTCGCCGCCCGGCTGGTGCGCGAGGGGCGCCAGGCCCGCGCGGTGGCCACCATGTTCCTCGGCCTGACCATCGCCAACATCGTCGGCGTGCCCGCGGCCACCCTGCTCGGCCAGCACCTCGGCTGGCGTGCCACCTTCCTCGTCGTCGCCGTCATCGGCCTGGTCGCGATGGCCTCCCTGGCCCGGCTGATCCCGCCGCTGCCGGCCGACCGGAACACCGGCCTGGGCGGCGAACTGCGCGCCCTGGGCGACCGCCAGGTGCTGCTCGGCCTGCTCACCACCGTCTTCGGCTTCGCCGGGGTCTTCGCCGTCTACAGCTACCTGGCCTCGATGATGACCGAGGTCACCGGCTTCGCCGCCGGCTCGGTCCCGCTGGTCCTGGCCCTCTTCGGCATCGGCATGACGCTCGGCGCGCTGGCGGCCGGCCCGCTCACCGACCGGGCACTGCGCCCCACCCTCTACGGCTCCCTCGGCGCGCTCGCCCTGGTCCTGGTGGTCTTCCACTTCGCCGCCCCCGTGAAGTGGGCGGCGCTGGTCACCGTGGTCCTGATCGGTGCCATCGGCTTCCTGACCACCACCCCGCTGCAGATGCTGGTGATGAACAAGGCGCAGCAGGCGCCGACGCTGGCCGCCGCCTCCAACCAGTCGGCGTTCAACCTCGCCAACGCCGGCGGCGCCTGGATCGGCGGTCTGGTCCTCTCCGCGGGCTGGGGCTGGACCTCGCCCACCCTGGCCGGCGCGGTGCTGGCCGCCGCCGGCCTGGCGGTGGCGCTGCTGGCCGGCCTGCTGGACCGCGGCGCACCCGACGCTCCCACGCGGATCGTGGCACGCGGCGGGGAGAACGAGCCGGAGCCGGAGCCGGCGGCGCCCGGCGCATCGGACGCGGTCAGCCGCTAG
- a CDS encoding ATP-binding cassette domain-containing protein, whose amino-acid sequence MTRQTISTRGGNAVEVRGLVKHFGAVKAVDGVDLDVREGTVLGVLGPNGAGKTTLVRCLSTLLVPDAGRAVVAGCDVVRQPRALRRRIGLTGQYASVDEKLSGWENLYMIGRLLDLPRKDARTRADEMLERFSLTEAAKRPAGKYSGGMRRRLDLAASMIGRPAVLFLDEPTTGLDPRTRNEVWDEVQRMVRDGATVLLTTQYMEEAEQLADELTVVDRGRVIAEGRVDELKAKVGGRTLQIRPTGAGELDRMVGAIAQAGLDGITGATADHDGGVVNVPIVSDEQLTAVVGLLGARGFALAGISTHLPSLDEVFLAITGQKTSGAGTPESDSDTHDEQAAQHAEVGV is encoded by the coding sequence ATGACGCGACAGACGATATCCACCAGGGGCGGCAACGCCGTGGAGGTGCGCGGTCTGGTCAAGCACTTCGGCGCGGTCAAGGCCGTCGACGGAGTGGATCTGGACGTGCGGGAGGGCACCGTGCTCGGTGTCCTCGGCCCCAACGGCGCGGGCAAGACGACCCTCGTCCGCTGCCTGTCCACCCTCCTGGTGCCGGACGCCGGCCGCGCCGTGGTGGCCGGCTGCGACGTGGTGCGCCAGCCCCGCGCGCTGCGCCGCCGGATCGGCCTGACCGGCCAGTACGCCTCGGTCGACGAGAAGCTCTCCGGCTGGGAGAACCTCTACATGATCGGGCGGCTGCTGGACCTGCCCCGCAAGGACGCCCGCACCCGCGCCGACGAGATGCTGGAGCGGTTCTCGCTGACCGAGGCCGCCAAGCGGCCGGCCGGGAAGTACTCCGGCGGCATGCGGCGCCGGCTCGACCTGGCCGCCTCGATGATCGGCCGACCGGCGGTCCTCTTCCTGGACGAGCCGACCACCGGCCTGGACCCCCGCACCCGCAACGAGGTCTGGGACGAGGTGCAGCGGATGGTCCGCGACGGCGCCACGGTCCTGTTGACCACCCAATACATGGAGGAGGCCGAGCAGCTCGCCGACGAGCTGACGGTCGTCGACCGCGGCCGGGTCATCGCCGAGGGCCGGGTCGACGAGCTGAAGGCCAAGGTCGGCGGCCGGACGCTGCAGATCCGGCCGACCGGGGCGGGCGAGCTGGACCGGATGGTGGGCGCCATCGCCCAGGCTGGTCTGGACGGCATCACCGGGGCCACCGCCGACCACGACGGGGGTGTGGTCAACGTCCCCATCGTCAGCGACGAGCAGCTGACCGCGGTGGTCGGGCTGCTCGGCGCCCGGGGCTTCGCACTGGCCGGGATCAGCACCCATCTGCCCAGCCTGGACGAGGTGTTCCTGGCCATCACGGGCCAGAAGACCTCCGGGGCCGGCACCCCGGAGTCCGATTCCGACACGCACGACGAACAGGCCGCACAGCACGCGGAGGTGGGGGTATGA
- a CDS encoding NAD+ synthase: MPQLRLALNQIDSCVGDIARNAETIVHWTRHAAGQGAHLVAFPEMALTGYPVEDLALRPSFVEASRAALPALAARLAAEGLGDVPVVVGYLDRCPQALPRYGLPAGAPQNAAAVLHRGAVALTFAKHHLPNYGVFDEFRYFVPGDTLPVVRVHGVDVALAICEDLWQEGGRVPAARSAGAGLLLSVNASPYERDKDDTRLELVRKRAQEAGCTTAYLAMIGGQDELVFDGDSIVVDRDGGVIARAPQFAEGCVLVDLELPAAAPEPPSGELDDGLRVDHVVLSAEPLPPYPPQTLGGQAERLGDLEEIYTALVVGLRAYVAKNGFRSVVLGLSGGIDSALVAALACDAVGAAQVHAIAMPSRYSSEHSIGDAAELARRTGLHFRTVPIGPMFDAYMEALGVTGLAEENLQSRLRGTTLMALSNQEGHLVLAPGNKSELACGYSTLYGDSVGGYGPIKDVYKTVVFELARWRNRAAAERGQTPPIPEHSISKPPSAELRPGQVDTDSLPDYAVLDRILELYVDRDRGREEIVAQGFEEALVTRVLRMVDHAEYKRRQYPPGTKISAKGFGKDRRLPITNHWREGA; the protein is encoded by the coding sequence GTGCCTCAGCTTCGTCTCGCCCTCAATCAGATCGATTCCTGCGTCGGCGACATCGCCCGGAACGCCGAGACGATCGTGCACTGGACCCGGCACGCGGCCGGCCAGGGCGCGCATCTCGTCGCGTTCCCCGAGATGGCACTGACCGGCTACCCCGTCGAGGACCTCGCGCTGCGCCCGTCGTTCGTCGAGGCCAGCCGGGCCGCGCTGCCGGCGCTGGCCGCCCGGCTGGCCGCGGAGGGACTGGGCGACGTCCCGGTCGTCGTCGGCTACCTCGACCGCTGCCCGCAGGCGCTGCCCCGCTACGGCCTGCCGGCCGGCGCCCCGCAGAACGCGGCGGCGGTGCTGCACCGCGGCGCGGTCGCCCTCACCTTCGCCAAGCACCACCTGCCCAACTACGGCGTCTTCGACGAGTTCCGCTACTTCGTCCCCGGGGACACCCTGCCGGTCGTCCGGGTCCACGGCGTCGACGTGGCGCTGGCCATCTGCGAGGACCTGTGGCAGGAGGGCGGTCGGGTGCCCGCCGCGCGCAGCGCCGGCGCCGGGCTGCTGCTGTCCGTCAATGCCTCGCCGTACGAGCGGGACAAGGACGACACCCGGCTGGAACTGGTCCGCAAGCGGGCCCAGGAGGCCGGCTGCACCACCGCCTACCTCGCGATGATCGGCGGGCAGGACGAGTTGGTCTTCGACGGCGACTCGATCGTCGTCGACCGGGACGGCGGGGTGATCGCCCGGGCCCCGCAGTTCGCCGAGGGGTGCGTGCTGGTCGACCTGGAGCTGCCCGCCGCCGCGCCGGAACCGCCGTCCGGGGAGCTGGACGACGGGCTGCGGGTGGACCACGTCGTGCTCTCCGCCGAACCCCTGCCGCCCTACCCGCCGCAGACCCTCGGCGGACAGGCCGAACGCCTCGGCGACCTGGAGGAGATCTACACCGCGCTGGTGGTCGGGCTGCGCGCCTACGTCGCCAAGAACGGCTTCCGCAGCGTGGTGCTGGGACTGTCCGGCGGGATCGACTCCGCGCTGGTCGCCGCGCTGGCCTGCGACGCGGTCGGCGCCGCGCAGGTGCACGCGATCGCGATGCCCTCGCGCTACTCCTCGGAGCACTCGATCGGCGACGCCGCCGAACTGGCCCGCCGCACCGGACTGCACTTCCGCACGGTGCCGATCGGCCCGATGTTCGACGCGTACATGGAGGCGCTGGGGGTGACCGGGCTGGCCGAGGAGAACCTCCAGTCCCGGCTGCGCGGCACGACCCTGATGGCGCTGTCCAACCAGGAGGGGCACCTGGTGCTCGCGCCGGGCAACAAGTCCGAGCTGGCGTGCGGCTATTCGACGCTCTACGGCGACTCGGTCGGCGGCTACGGCCCGATCAAGGACGTCTACAAGACCGTCGTCTTCGAGCTGGCGCGCTGGCGCAACCGGGCCGCCGCCGAGCGCGGCCAGACCCCGCCGATCCCGGAGCACTCGATCAGCAAGCCGCCCAGCGCCGAGCTGCGGCCCGGCCAGGTCGACACCGACTCGCTGCCGGACTACGCGGTGCTGGACCGGATCCTGGAGCTGTACGTCGACCGCGACCGGGGCCGCGAGGAGATCGTGGCGCAGGGCTTCGAGGAGGCGCTGGTGACCCGGGTGCTGCGGATGGTGGACCACGCCGAGTACAAGCGCCGGCAGTACCCGCCCGGCACCAAGATCTCCGCCAAGGGGTTCGGGAAGGACCGGCGACTGCCGATCACGAACCACTGGCGGGAGGGGGCCTAG
- the panB gene encoding 3-methyl-2-oxobutanoate hydroxymethyltransferase, producing the protein MTQLSPAQKPAAGATAEPTAKPVKDNPKSLYGGTSSRRITVRDIAAAKERGEKWPMLTAYDAMTASVFDESGIPVLLVGDSMGNCHLGYESTVPVTLDEIAILSAAVVRGTKRALVVADLPFGSYQEGPVQALRSATRLVKEAGAGAVKLEGGERSAHQVELLVSSGIPVMAHVGLTPQSVHAYGGYPVQGRGEEAAQQLLRDAKAVQDAGAFAVVLEAVPAELAAEVTRSLHIPTVGIGAGVECDAQVLVWTDMAGFTAGRVPRFVKQYLQLRELLGGAAKAFAEDVVGGAFPAEEHTFH; encoded by the coding sequence ATGACGCAGCTTTCGCCTGCCCAGAAGCCGGCCGCGGGGGCCACCGCCGAGCCCACCGCCAAGCCCGTCAAGGACAACCCCAAGTCGCTCTACGGGGGCACCAGTTCGCGCCGGATCACGGTCCGCGACATCGCCGCAGCCAAGGAGCGCGGCGAGAAGTGGCCGATGCTCACCGCCTACGACGCGATGACCGCCTCGGTCTTCGACGAGTCCGGGATCCCGGTACTGCTCGTCGGCGACTCCATGGGCAACTGCCACCTCGGCTACGAGTCCACCGTGCCGGTCACGCTGGACGAGATCGCCATCCTGTCCGCGGCGGTGGTCCGCGGCACCAAGCGCGCCCTGGTCGTCGCCGACCTGCCGTTCGGCTCGTACCAGGAAGGCCCGGTCCAGGCGCTGCGCAGCGCCACCCGGCTGGTCAAGGAGGCCGGGGCGGGCGCCGTCAAGCTGGAGGGCGGGGAGCGCTCCGCGCACCAGGTGGAGCTGCTGGTCTCGTCCGGCATCCCCGTCATGGCGCACGTCGGGCTGACCCCGCAGTCGGTGCACGCCTACGGCGGCTACCCGGTCCAGGGCCGCGGCGAGGAGGCCGCCCAGCAGCTGCTGCGGGACGCCAAGGCGGTGCAGGACGCCGGGGCCTTCGCGGTGGTCCTGGAGGCGGTGCCGGCCGAGCTGGCGGCCGAGGTGACCCGCTCGCTGCACATCCCCACCGTCGGCATCGGCGCCGGGGTCGAGTGCGACGCCCAGGTGCTGGTGTGGACCGACATGGCGGGCTTCACCGCCGGCCGGGTGCCGCGGTTCGTCAAGCAGTACCTCCAGCTGCGCGAGCTGCTGGGCGGCGCGGCCAAGGCGTTCGCCGAGGACGTGGTCGGCGGCGCCTTCCCGGCCGAGGAGCACACCTTCCATTGA
- a CDS encoding endonuclease/exonuclease/phosphatase family protein, giving the protein MWRRGIILAVLAVLLGLAMVLHARIPNTVGNLGSLLETFLPWLGLGVPLLLLCALLRRSATALVALVLPAVAWVSLFGGQITDKSGTGGNLTVLSHNVDAGNADPAGTARDIVASGADVVALEELTGTALPVYRKGLAEAYPYHTVQGTVGLWSKRPLADARPVDIKIGWVRALRATVTAPDGRQVAVYVAHMPSVRVYVDKGFTANQRDGSARALGEAIAADPVRQVMLLGDLNGTMNDRSLAPLTSQLRSAQGAAGDGFGFSWPTEFPMARIDQILVKGIDPVKAWVLPATGSDHRPVAATVKI; this is encoded by the coding sequence ATGTGGCGGCGCGGCATCATCCTGGCGGTGCTCGCGGTCCTGCTCGGGCTGGCGATGGTGCTGCACGCCCGGATCCCCAACACCGTGGGGAACCTGGGGAGTTTGCTGGAGACCTTCCTGCCGTGGCTGGGACTGGGCGTCCCGCTGCTGCTGCTCTGCGCCCTGTTGCGCCGCTCGGCGACCGCGCTGGTGGCGCTGGTGCTGCCGGCCGTCGCCTGGGTGAGCCTCTTCGGCGGGCAGATCACCGACAAGTCCGGCACCGGCGGCAATCTGACCGTGCTCAGCCACAACGTCGACGCGGGCAACGCCGATCCGGCGGGCACCGCCCGGGACATCGTGGCGTCCGGCGCCGACGTGGTCGCCCTGGAGGAGCTGACCGGCACCGCCCTGCCCGTGTACCGCAAGGGCCTGGCCGAGGCGTATCCGTACCACACGGTGCAGGGCACCGTCGGCCTGTGGAGCAAGCGCCCGCTGGCCGACGCCCGGCCGGTGGACATCAAGATCGGCTGGGTCCGGGCGCTGCGCGCCACCGTCACCGCCCCCGACGGCCGGCAGGTCGCGGTCTACGTCGCCCACATGCCGTCCGTGCGGGTCTACGTCGACAAGGGCTTCACCGCCAACCAGCGGGACGGCAGCGCGCGGGCGCTGGGCGAGGCGATCGCCGCCGACCCGGTCCGCCAGGTCATGCTCCTGGGCGACCTCAACGGCACCATGAACGACCGCTCGCTGGCCCCGCTGACCTCGCAGCTGCGCTCCGCCCAGGGCGCGGCGGGCGACGGCTTCGGCTTCAGCTGGCCGACCGAATTCCCGATGGCCCGGATCGACCAGATCCTGGTGAAGGGCATCGACCCGGTCAAGGCGTGGGTGCTGCCGGCCACCGGCAGCGACCACCGGCCGGTGGCGGCCACCGTGAAGATCTGA